One window of the Chrysiogenia bacterium genome contains the following:
- a CDS encoding nucleotidyltransferase domain-containing protein: MDLPIDIDRAALAALCEKYGIEQLELFGSVLREDFGPDSDVDVLVRFREGESPGLDEYLDIQEGLEALFGRAVDVLNRRVIEGSKNPYRKRSILESARVLFAA; the protein is encoded by the coding sequence ATGGACCTGCCCATCGACATCGATCGCGCGGCGCTGGCCGCGCTCTGCGAGAAATACGGGATTGAGCAGCTCGAGCTGTTCGGCTCGGTCCTGCGCGAGGACTTCGGGCCCGATTCCGATGTGGACGTGCTGGTGCGGTTCCGGGAGGGGGAGTCGCCGGGCCTTGATGAGTATCTGGATATTCAGGAAGGTCTGGAAGCGCTGTTCGGCCGGGCGGTGGATGTTCTCAATCGCAGGGTGATCGAAGGATCGAAGAATCCCTATCGCAAGCGGAGCATCCTTGAAAGTGCGCGGGTGTTGTTCGCTGCCTGA